The following proteins come from a genomic window of Microbacterium sulfonylureivorans:
- a CDS encoding substrate-binding domain-containing protein, with protein sequence MKNQERRAHWRRALATGAATLSLVALTACSSGMETSSAPEAQGADDGQLTIAFLQKQGDQQYFIDEANGAKEAAEAAGGVSVNVVDLGTDSNKAISEVEAAIAQNVDGIIIVVPDQQIGPQVIQLAEEAGIPIMAADDTIEDSDGNAAPFTGFDGTSMGEKVGGEAARLYQEAGWTAADTRILSAYKEDLSVCQQRVEGAAEAFSSAVPDGPEVIDVGTDNSATDAQDKAGAVITANAGVKHWIVWGCNDENETGVVTALQNSGVAPADIIGVGLGAYLTCKDWKAGQDTGNKAALFISGVEVGKAAVNSMVDLLKNDVELPPQTIANTEIVDATNWEEAGVVCT encoded by the coding sequence ATGAAGAATCAAGAACGTCGCGCACACTGGCGCCGCGCGCTGGCCACCGGTGCAGCGACTCTCAGCCTCGTGGCGCTGACCGCCTGTTCGAGCGGCATGGAGACGTCGAGCGCTCCCGAGGCACAAGGTGCCGACGACGGACAGCTGACGATCGCGTTCCTGCAGAAGCAGGGTGACCAGCAGTACTTCATCGACGAGGCCAACGGTGCCAAGGAAGCCGCCGAGGCAGCCGGCGGTGTGAGCGTCAACGTCGTCGACCTCGGGACGGACTCGAACAAGGCGATCTCCGAGGTCGAGGCCGCCATCGCTCAGAACGTGGACGGCATCATCATCGTCGTGCCCGACCAGCAGATCGGCCCGCAGGTGATCCAGCTGGCCGAGGAGGCCGGTATCCCGATCATGGCCGCCGACGACACCATCGAGGACAGTGACGGCAACGCGGCTCCGTTCACGGGCTTCGACGGCACCTCGATGGGCGAGAAGGTCGGTGGGGAGGCGGCTCGCCTCTACCAGGAGGCCGGCTGGACCGCGGCGGACACCCGCATCCTCTCGGCGTACAAGGAAGACCTTTCGGTCTGCCAGCAGCGCGTGGAGGGAGCAGCCGAGGCCTTCAGCTCCGCCGTCCCCGACGGGCCCGAGGTGATCGACGTCGGAACCGACAACTCCGCCACGGACGCGCAGGACAAGGCGGGCGCCGTCATCACGGCCAATGCGGGTGTCAAGCACTGGATCGTGTGGGGCTGCAACGACGAGAACGAGACCGGCGTCGTCACCGCCCTCCAGAACTCGGGCGTCGCTCCGGCTGACATCATCGGCGTCGGACTCGGCGCCTACCTGACGTGCAAGGACTGGAAGGCCGGGCAGGACACCGGCAACAAGGCCGCGCTCTTCATCTCCGGAGTCGAGGTGGGCAAGGCGGCTGTGAACTCGATGGTGGACCTGCTCAAGAACGACGTCGAACTCCCGCCGCAGACGATCGCCAACACCGAGATCGTCGACGCGACGAACTGGGAAGAGGCCGGAGTGGTCTGCACCTGA
- a CDS encoding AraC family transcriptional regulator, whose product MAEAMDESPEPSAPSYRIEGFANQRLCVVPRPQVDAALARPGTRRLTVTDAGYFPAAMGHRRIRSKGAAETILLLCVTGRGSVTIAGETYSLTRSMCITIPANAPHAYEASLDDPWSIWWLHVRGSDVADLTGAVLGQQSPVTSLRSLDRVAALFDELVTALERRLSPAQLLTASGIAWHLLTRIAADSVLPAEGSPLERAMRYLEARPDGNIQVGELAAIVGMSPSHLSALFRQATGGGPAAFHSSLKMARARSLLDTTSLSISEVATAIGYADPLYFSRHFRRLHGVNPSTYRAQHKG is encoded by the coding sequence GTGGCAGAGGCTATGGACGAATCGCCGGAGCCGTCGGCACCGAGTTATCGCATCGAGGGTTTCGCCAATCAGCGCCTCTGCGTCGTGCCGCGACCGCAGGTCGACGCGGCGCTCGCCCGCCCGGGCACCCGGCGGCTCACGGTGACGGACGCCGGGTACTTCCCCGCCGCCATGGGCCACCGGAGGATCCGGTCGAAGGGCGCCGCGGAGACGATCCTGCTGCTCTGCGTCACCGGCCGCGGCAGCGTCACGATCGCGGGCGAGACGTACTCGCTCACCCGTTCGATGTGCATCACGATCCCCGCGAACGCCCCCCACGCGTATGAGGCCTCCCTCGACGACCCGTGGAGCATCTGGTGGCTCCACGTCCGTGGCAGCGACGTGGCGGACCTGACCGGAGCGGTGCTCGGACAGCAATCACCCGTCACGTCATTGCGCTCGCTCGACCGCGTCGCAGCACTCTTCGACGAACTCGTGACCGCCCTCGAGCGTCGTCTGTCGCCGGCCCAGCTGCTGACAGCGTCGGGGATCGCGTGGCATCTCCTCACCCGGATCGCGGCCGACAGCGTGCTGCCCGCCGAGGGATCCCCGCTGGAGAGGGCCATGCGTTATCTCGAAGCACGGCCGGATGGAAACATCCAGGTCGGCGAACTCGCCGCGATCGTCGGAATGTCACCCTCCCACCTGAGCGCACTCTTCCGTCAGGCGACCGGCGGAGGACCGGCGGCCTTCCACTCTTCGCTGAAGATGGCACGCGCACGGAGCCTGCTCGATACCACCTCGCTCTCCATCAGCGAGGTGGCGACGGCGATCGGGTACGCGGATCCGCTGT